A window from Haloarchaeobius amylolyticus encodes these proteins:
- a CDS encoding zinc-dependent alcohol dehydrogenase family protein, translated as MRALVLEEYGEPLVLESLDSPEPAEHGAVVEVEACGICRSDWHAWQGHGEWADDQVPLGQVLGHEPAGTVVAVGDQVTELAVGDRVAVPFNLGDGTCPQCRNGHGNVCDDGYALGFEADAPGAFAEQVHVPNADFNAVTLPEGVSAEDVAALGCRYVTAFHALSHRAAVGGGDWVAIHGCGGLGLAGVQIASALGASVVAVDVREEPLSMAQRLGADAIVDASATEDVPGAIQERTGGGADVSVDALGRAETCRNSVDCLATRGTHVQLGLTTEAEKGEVALPIDAMTRWDVDFLGSRGMPPSRYDELLTMMASGRLDPGALVTNRVSLAAVSDRLAAMSDYETSGIEVVTEF; from the coding sequence ATGCGCGCGCTCGTCCTGGAGGAATACGGCGAACCACTCGTCCTCGAATCGCTCGACTCCCCGGAGCCTGCAGAGCATGGTGCGGTCGTCGAGGTCGAGGCCTGTGGCATCTGCCGGAGCGACTGGCACGCCTGGCAGGGCCACGGCGAGTGGGCCGACGACCAGGTACCACTCGGGCAGGTACTCGGCCACGAACCCGCAGGGACGGTCGTCGCGGTCGGCGACCAGGTGACCGAACTCGCGGTCGGCGACCGCGTCGCCGTCCCGTTCAACCTCGGCGACGGCACCTGCCCACAGTGTCGCAACGGCCACGGGAACGTCTGTGACGACGGCTACGCCCTCGGCTTCGAGGCCGATGCCCCGGGCGCGTTCGCCGAACAGGTCCACGTCCCCAACGCCGATTTCAACGCGGTTACACTCCCCGAGGGTGTCTCGGCCGAGGACGTCGCCGCGCTCGGGTGTCGTTACGTCACCGCCTTCCACGCGCTCTCGCACCGGGCCGCGGTCGGGGGTGGTGACTGGGTCGCCATCCACGGCTGCGGCGGGCTCGGCCTCGCAGGGGTGCAGATCGCGTCTGCGCTCGGGGCCAGCGTCGTCGCGGTCGACGTCCGCGAGGAACCGCTCTCGATGGCCCAGCGTCTGGGCGCCGACGCGATAGTGGATGCCAGTGCGACCGAGGACGTGCCGGGAGCTATCCAAGAGAGAACCGGCGGCGGCGCCGACGTATCTGTCGACGCCCTCGGGCGCGCAGAGACCTGCCGCAACAGCGTCGACTGCCTCGCGACGCGAGGCACCCACGTCCAGCTCGGCCTGACGACCGAGGCGGAGAAGGGCGAGGTCGCCTTGCCCATCGACGCGATGACGCGCTGGGACGTGGACTTCCTCGGCTCGCGGGGGATGCCGCCCTCGCGCTACGACGAACTGCTGACGATGATGGCGTCGGGCCGGCTCGACCCGGGTGCGCTGGTCACCAATCGCGTCTCACTGGCGGCGGTCTCCGACCGACTGGCTGCCATGAGCGATTACGAGACGAGTGGCATCGAAGTCGTGACCGAGTTCTGA
- a CDS encoding HalOD1 output domain-containing protein yields MRATIAAPTPDVYDEAAPVTARVVAEVARVRGVAPDELPALDDAIDPMVLSVLRDTLGTDESLDSTVAFPYADCCVTVEPCGSVTVEALDSD; encoded by the coding sequence ATGCGAGCGACGATCGCTGCACCGACCCCCGACGTGTACGACGAGGCCGCGCCGGTCACCGCCAGGGTGGTCGCCGAGGTCGCGAGGGTCCGAGGGGTCGCGCCCGACGAGCTGCCGGCACTGGACGATGCAATCGACCCGATGGTACTCTCGGTTCTCCGCGATACACTCGGAACCGACGAGTCACTCGATTCCACCGTCGCGTTCCCGTACGCGGACTGTTGTGTGACGGTGGAGCCGTGCGGTTCCGTGACGGTCGAAGCGCTCGATTCGGATTGA
- a CDS encoding universal stress protein, with translation MYEHILVPTDGSPGSENATKHALELAEQFGATVHALYVESPNQDFHELDRRPNPPSSEEALSKVTDLAAKTSVTVETAIEVGTPHERIRDYSEEHDIDLIVLGTHARTGVDRYLLGSVTERVIRSVDTPTLVVRLDKSDFVVTTADQAIELAVDALREEGYDDVSVEEDPYREEPLWVVRADADGESRTVYVDNRSGNTRVLGKRDR, from the coding sequence ATGTACGAGCACATCCTGGTTCCGACAGACGGTAGCCCCGGGTCCGAGAACGCGACGAAGCACGCACTCGAACTGGCCGAGCAGTTCGGCGCGACAGTGCACGCGCTCTACGTCGAGAGTCCGAATCAAGACTTCCACGAGCTGGACAGGCGACCGAATCCACCCTCGAGCGAGGAGGCACTCTCGAAGGTGACCGACCTCGCGGCGAAGACCAGCGTGACGGTGGAGACGGCCATCGAGGTAGGCACGCCCCACGAACGGATCCGCGACTACAGCGAGGAGCACGACATCGACCTCATCGTGCTCGGGACCCACGCCCGGACCGGCGTCGACCGGTACCTGCTCGGGAGCGTCACCGAGCGCGTCATCCGGTCGGTCGATACGCCCACGCTCGTCGTCCGCCTCGACAAGTCGGACTTCGTGGTCACGACCGCGGACCAGGCCATCGAACTCGCGGTCGACGCACTCCGCGAGGAGGGGTACGACGACGTCTCCGTCGAGGAGGACCCCTACCGCGAGGAGCCCCTCTGGGTCGTCCGTGCGGACGCCGACGGCGAGAGTCGGACGGTCTACGTCGACAACCGGAGCGGGAACACCCGGGTGCTCGGCAAGCGCGACCGATGA
- a CDS encoding metal-dependent hydrolase: protein MYAAGHIGLALLAFAPVGWLLCTRGHHRVALGGLVLAALSATLPDLDLFVPFLAHRGPTHTIWFVALCGLTAGVLGTVLLQSSRSRDRSLYLSGGFPGLVVALSVCSHLLGDVITPMGLRAFAPLTNSHATLALVYAQNPTANSVLLLLGSVSTGVWLYRGTRLPPRVVRPPSSTGALEEASSSPGHRPDVRED from the coding sequence ATGTACGCGGCCGGCCACATCGGACTCGCGCTGCTGGCCTTCGCACCGGTCGGCTGGCTGCTGTGCACGCGGGGACACCACCGGGTCGCGCTGGGTGGGCTCGTGCTCGCCGCCCTCTCGGCCACGCTCCCCGACCTCGACCTGTTCGTTCCCTTCCTCGCACACCGCGGCCCGACACACACCATCTGGTTCGTCGCCCTCTGTGGCCTCACTGCTGGCGTCCTCGGGACGGTTCTCCTCCAGTCTTCCAGAAGTCGTGACAGGTCCCTGTACCTGTCCGGTGGTTTCCCGGGGCTGGTCGTCGCCCTCTCGGTCTGCTCGCACCTCCTCGGCGACGTAATCACCCCGATGGGCCTGCGTGCCTTCGCGCCACTCACGAACTCGCACGCCACGCTGGCACTGGTGTACGCCCAGAATCCGACCGCGAATTCGGTCCTCCTGTTGCTGGGCAGTGTCTCGACCGGGGTCTGGCTGTACCGGGGAACGCGACTACCCCCGCGGGTCGTTCGACCTCCCAGTTCGACGGGAGCGCTCGAGGAAGCGAGTTCCTCCCCGGGCCATCGGCCAGACGTACGTGAGGATTGA
- a CDS encoding N-acyl homoserine lactonase family protein, with protein sequence MASLDLTPVPRGHIVADESFLFEGTSVATASEPDPTHDRRRCPVYNVVIDHPDATILWDTGSHPDAGDGHWPAELYDAFTHEDTRRLADDLDAVGYDIDDIDAVVMSHLHLDHAGGLYNFAGTDVPIYVHREEFEFAHVSAKTAHGDEAYLAGDFDHDLDWHLVSGPRSTPFPDVDLFHLPGHSPGLVATAIHREEGTVILAGDIGYVRENWTERRPMGGALLWNKEDWLASCARLDDLATRFDATVVVGHDPDAMEQLQR encoded by the coding sequence ATGGCCAGTCTCGACCTCACGCCGGTTCCCCGTGGGCACATCGTCGCCGACGAGTCGTTCCTCTTCGAGGGCACGTCGGTCGCGACCGCCTCGGAGCCCGACCCCACGCACGACCGTCGGCGCTGTCCGGTGTACAACGTCGTCATCGACCACCCCGACGCGACCATCCTCTGGGACACCGGCTCGCACCCGGACGCGGGGGACGGGCACTGGCCCGCCGAGCTGTACGACGCGTTCACCCACGAGGACACCCGTCGACTCGCGGACGACCTCGACGCGGTCGGGTACGACATCGACGACATCGATGCGGTCGTCATGAGTCATCTGCACCTCGACCACGCCGGCGGCCTGTACAACTTCGCCGGGACGGACGTCCCGATCTACGTCCACCGCGAGGAGTTCGAGTTCGCACACGTGAGCGCGAAGACCGCCCACGGCGACGAGGCCTATCTCGCCGGCGACTTCGACCACGACCTCGACTGGCACCTGGTCTCCGGCCCGCGGTCGACACCGTTCCCGGACGTGGACCTCTTCCATCTCCCCGGGCACTCGCCCGGTTTGGTCGCGACTGCGATTCACCGCGAGGAGGGGACCGTGATTCTGGCCGGCGACATCGGCTACGTCAGAGAGAACTGGACCGAGCGTCGCCCGATGGGTGGCGCCCTGCTCTGGAACAAGGAGGACTGGCTGGCGAGCTGTGCCCGGCTGGACGACCTCGCGACGCGGTTCGACGCGACCGTCGTCGTGGGCCACGACCCGGACGCGATGGAACAGCTACAGAGGTGA
- a CDS encoding bacterio-opsin activator domain-containing protein, which translates to MHPDRGPASPVTVLLVGSTAWRSHVGPVVEQVDGLDTTPVSTTAAARDRLGGDTPPDIVVSAQQLDDGTGRDLAETTQMGENPRPFVLAPETAESVEAADCTPATWVVPMDETGPGTVGEAGLATVLERERDHARERRRGARFQAVADDPDRFVAVLARDGTIQSLNATADDALGGEGDRYTGKRFWALPWRDGQLTKREAQQAVQDAREGDLSRFEAVLSTATGEQERLEFRVRPTDAGDLLVQGDVLAERAQLEAELQASEELHRVTLNNMTDTVLVTNDAGEFTYVCPNVHFIFGYTAEEIYDLGTIDALLGADLFDERRLESETVITNIECTAPDKAGDEHTLLVNVRNVSIQEGTRLYSCRDITTRKQREQALTQLHETSRELLYAETTTAVANQVARDATTALTNGGVALYRLDDAENTLYPLAASQPIWDHLGSLPDVTLDQRHPISRAYLEGTTTRPAATPDPADSDRRAGVLANLTGYTVVPLGEHGVLLVGAVEEAGLDGVDEEVGELLAATTEAAFDRLAREAALRERDEALQEQNDRLSEVNQVNEIIRDIDSALVAAETREEIERAVVEQLTAEGRFAFAWIAESTARNRRLRPREWAATGAGYLDSVSLSVDGDDTAPEPAAQALRDGALTVVPNVADRLHEAAWCKEAVSRNFDSVLSIPLVYDGVSFGTLTVYDDEPYSFGETVQSVFAEFGTTIGAAINSIQRKEALRSDSVFRLEHEIRDPASVLLRLAERFDCILTVESEVSRSDETTLVFVTVEGASPQAVVEEAASYVDVTAAECIRDGEDEGLVSFAVRGQFVTALLASHGATRRRLVATPRAVQLVVDVPDTATIRAVDEMLSQRFASVDLVSQRKEPRPIETDDRDDAGLTDRQREVAQVAYHCGFFDADRDVTGRDVADRLGISHTAFYDHINRIERKLFAGLVDRDRPQPAVE; encoded by the coding sequence ATGCACCCGGACAGGGGCCCCGCGTCTCCGGTGACGGTCCTCCTCGTGGGGTCGACAGCCTGGCGCTCACACGTCGGCCCGGTCGTCGAGCAGGTCGATGGACTGGACACCACACCCGTCTCCACGACGGCGGCTGCCCGTGACCGCCTCGGCGGAGACACCCCGCCGGACATCGTCGTCAGCGCCCAGCAGCTCGACGACGGGACCGGTCGCGACCTCGCCGAGACCACCCAGATGGGCGAGAATCCACGCCCGTTCGTCCTCGCCCCGGAGACTGCCGAGTCAGTTGAAGCAGCCGACTGTACCCCCGCGACGTGGGTCGTGCCCATGGACGAGACTGGGCCGGGAACCGTCGGCGAGGCCGGCCTCGCGACCGTCCTCGAACGAGAGCGTGACCACGCCCGCGAGCGCAGGCGGGGCGCACGATTCCAGGCCGTCGCCGACGACCCGGACCGGTTCGTGGCGGTCCTCGCGCGGGATGGTACCATCCAGTCGCTCAACGCGACGGCCGACGACGCCCTCGGCGGCGAGGGCGACCGCTACACCGGCAAGCGGTTCTGGGCGCTGCCCTGGCGCGACGGGCAACTCACGAAGCGGGAGGCCCAGCAAGCAGTGCAGGACGCCAGAGAGGGCGACCTCAGCCGCTTCGAGGCAGTGCTTTCGACAGCAACCGGCGAGCAGGAGAGACTCGAGTTCCGCGTCCGACCGACCGACGCCGGCGACCTGCTCGTCCAGGGCGACGTCCTCGCCGAGCGCGCGCAACTGGAGGCCGAACTCCAGGCCTCCGAGGAGCTCCACCGCGTCACGCTGAACAACATGACCGACACCGTTCTCGTGACGAACGACGCGGGCGAGTTCACCTACGTCTGCCCGAACGTCCACTTCATCTTCGGCTACACCGCCGAGGAGATCTACGACCTCGGCACCATCGACGCACTCCTCGGCGCGGACCTCTTCGACGAGCGCCGGCTGGAATCCGAGACGGTCATCACGAACATCGAGTGCACCGCACCCGACAAGGCCGGCGACGAGCACACCCTCCTCGTCAACGTCCGGAACGTCTCCATCCAGGAGGGTACACGGCTCTACAGCTGTCGCGACATCACCACGCGAAAGCAGCGCGAGCAGGCGCTCACCCAGCTCCACGAGACCAGCCGAGAACTGCTCTACGCCGAAACCACGACCGCGGTCGCCAACCAGGTCGCCCGCGACGCGACCACCGCGCTCACCAACGGCGGGGTCGCCCTCTACCGGCTCGACGACGCCGAGAACACGCTGTATCCCCTCGCCGCGTCCCAGCCAATCTGGGACCACCTCGGCTCGCTCCCCGACGTGACGCTGGACCAGCGCCACCCCATCAGCCGGGCCTACCTCGAGGGCACGACCACCCGACCCGCTGCAACCCCAGACCCGGCCGACTCCGATCGACGGGCGGGCGTCCTGGCGAACCTCACTGGCTACACGGTCGTCCCACTGGGCGAACACGGTGTGTTGCTCGTCGGGGCGGTCGAGGAGGCGGGCCTCGACGGGGTCGACGAGGAGGTCGGCGAGTTGCTCGCGGCGACGACGGAGGCTGCCTTCGACCGCCTTGCCCGGGAGGCGGCGCTTCGCGAGCGAGACGAGGCGCTCCAGGAGCAGAACGACCGCCTCTCGGAGGTGAACCAGGTCAACGAGATCATCCGCGACATCGACAGCGCGCTCGTGGCGGCCGAGACCCGCGAGGAGATCGAGCGCGCCGTCGTCGAGCAACTGACTGCAGAGGGACGGTTCGCGTTCGCGTGGATCGCCGAGTCGACCGCGCGGAACCGGCGGCTGCGACCCCGCGAATGGGCGGCGACGGGCGCCGGCTACCTCGACAGCGTCTCGCTCTCGGTCGATGGCGACGACACCGCCCCGGAGCCGGCCGCACAGGCGCTCCGCGATGGCGCCCTGACCGTCGTGCCCAACGTCGCCGACAGGCTCCACGAGGCGGCGTGGTGCAAGGAGGCCGTCTCGCGGAACTTCGACTCCGTGCTCTCGATTCCGCTGGTCTACGACGGCGTCTCCTTCGGGACGCTGACCGTCTACGACGACGAGCCGTACTCCTTCGGCGAGACGGTCCAGTCGGTGTTCGCCGAGTTCGGCACCACCATCGGCGCCGCCATCAATAGCATCCAGCGCAAGGAGGCCCTCCGCAGCGACTCCGTGTTCCGCCTCGAACACGAGATCCGCGACCCCGCGTCGGTCCTGTTGCGTCTCGCCGAGCGCTTCGACTGTATCCTCACGGTCGAGAGCGAGGTCTCTCGCTCGGACGAGACGACACTCGTGTTCGTGACCGTCGAGGGAGCCTCGCCACAGGCGGTGGTCGAGGAGGCGGCCTCCTACGTCGACGTGACCGCGGCCGAGTGCATCCGCGACGGGGAGGACGAGGGACTGGTGAGCTTCGCCGTCCGCGGCCAGTTCGTGACGGCGCTGCTCGCGAGCCACGGCGCGACCCGTCGACGGCTGGTGGCGACACCCCGGGCCGTCCAGCTCGTCGTCGACGTGCCGGACACGGCCACCATCCGCGCGGTCGACGAGATGCTCTCCCAGCGATTCGCCTCGGTCGACCTCGTCTCCCAGCGCAAGGAGCCACGCCCCATCGAGACCGACGACCGCGACGACGCGGGGCTCACCGACCGCCAGCGCGAGGTCGCACAGGTCGCGTACCACTGCGGGTTCTTCGACGCGGACCGCGACGTGACCGGCCGGGACGTGGCCGACCGCCTCGGCATCTCCCACACCGCCTTCTACGACCACATCAACCGCATCGAGCGCAAACTCTTCGCGGGCCTCGTCGACCGCGACCGACCCCAGCCGGCGGTTGAATAG